The Triplophysa rosa linkage group LG15, Trosa_1v2, whole genome shotgun sequence genome has a segment encoding these proteins:
- the LOC130565611 gene encoding glutaredoxin-related protein 5, mitochondrial isoform X1 produces MNSIVRSTVRCLRSRTWYYGAVQSNAVLNSGWARLMCSSAVQKNLEEMVKRDKVVVFMKGTPAQPMCGFSNAVVQILRMHGVGIYAAYNVLEDQDLRQGIKTFSNWPTIPQVFFNGEFVGGCDILLQMHQSGDLVEELQKLGIRSALLDREKEA; encoded by the exons ATGAATAGCATTGTTAGATCTACAGTTCGGTGTCTTCGATCGAGAACATGGTATTACGGAGCAGTTCAAAGTAATGCTGTGCTAAATTCTGGCTGGGCCCGACTCATGTGCTCCTCAGCGGTCCAGAAGAACTTAGAGGAGATGGTGAAAAGGGACAAAGTGGTGGTGTTTATGAAAGGCACCCCCGCACAGCCTATGTGCGGTTTTAGCAACGCTGTGGTTCAGATCCTCAGAATGCACGGGGTCGGAATTTATGCTGCTTACAATGTGTTGGAGGATCAGGATCTCAGACAAG GTATTAAAACTTTCTCCAACTGGCCGACAATTCCACAGGTCTTCTTCAATGGGGAGTTTGTTGGGGGCTGTGACATTCTTCTTCAAATGCACCAGAGTGGAGACCTAGTAGAGGAGCTTCAGAAACTTGGCATCAGATCAGCTCTTCTGGATCGAGAAAAAGAGGCCTAA
- the LOC130565611 gene encoding glutaredoxin-related protein 5, mitochondrial isoform X2 yields MVKRDKVVVFMKGTPAQPMCGFSNAVVQILRMHGVGIYAAYNVLEDQDLRQGIKTFSNWPTIPQVFFNGEFVGGCDILLQMHQSGDLVEELQKLGIRSALLDREKEA; encoded by the exons ATGGTGAAAAGGGACAAAGTGGTGGTGTTTATGAAAGGCACCCCCGCACAGCCTATGTGCGGTTTTAGCAACGCTGTGGTTCAGATCCTCAGAATGCACGGGGTCGGAATTTATGCTGCTTACAATGTGTTGGAGGATCAGGATCTCAGACAAG GTATTAAAACTTTCTCCAACTGGCCGACAATTCCACAGGTCTTCTTCAATGGGGAGTTTGTTGGGGGCTGTGACATTCTTCTTCAAATGCACCAGAGTGGAGACCTAGTAGAGGAGCTTCAGAAACTTGGCATCAGATCAGCTCTTCTGGATCGAGAAAAAGAGGCCTAA